Proteins from one Nakamurella multipartita DSM 44233 genomic window:
- a CDS encoding DUF3592 domain-containing protein, which translates to MTKTAGIGVAAALVVAAGLWWAAASSPPSESSVTGSAVVVSSLACRNGDEGTVVDLRDPVGQPAGTTRRAILDSCGHQPGEVIAVAYSAADPSRLVVAATDPDAGTGRRLMPLAIVLAGLLALVAVVVVVRDGRRVTRPAVPAHPVAHGRHARPDEDEPAPPVAEPAWPVLELRPAEIDLLFPDRDRLAVSLHDELFTHRSPAQV; encoded by the coding sequence GTGACCAAGACTGCGGGTATCGGGGTGGCGGCGGCGCTCGTCGTCGCGGCGGGGTTGTGGTGGGCGGCGGCATCGTCACCACCGTCCGAATCGAGCGTCACCGGGTCGGCCGTGGTCGTCTCGTCGTTGGCCTGTCGCAACGGGGACGAGGGCACGGTGGTCGACCTGCGCGACCCGGTCGGTCAACCCGCCGGCACCACCCGGCGGGCCATTCTGGATTCCTGCGGTCATCAGCCCGGCGAGGTGATCGCGGTCGCCTACTCCGCCGCCGACCCCAGCCGGCTCGTCGTCGCCGCCACCGACCCGGACGCCGGCACCGGCCGCCGGCTGATGCCGCTGGCCATCGTGCTGGCCGGGCTGCTGGCCCTGGTCGCGGTCGTCGTGGTGGTCCGGGACGGCCGCCGGGTGACCCGCCCGGCGGTGCCGGCCCATCCGGTCGCGCACGGCCGGCACGCCCGTCCGGACGAGGACGAACCCGCGCCCCCGGTGGCGGAACCGGCGTGGCCGGTCCTCGAGCTGCGGCCGGCCGAGATCGACCTGCTGTTCCCGGATCGGGACCGGTTGGCCGTCAGCCTGCACGACGAACTGTTCACGCACCGGAGTCCGGCCCAGGTGTGA
- a CDS encoding M16 family metallopeptidase, whose translation MPRADYPVDRFVLDNGLRVLFAPDRGAGVVGVSVHYDVGFRSEPEGRTGFAHLFEHLMFQGSESLPKLEHFRLVQSSGGVFNGSTHTDYTDYFEVVPAGALERALFLEADRMRAPLITAENLANQVDVVSEEIRLNVLNRPYGGFPWVQLPAVLFSSFANAHNGYGDFVDLNAATVADCAEFFDTYYTPANAVLTVCGDFDPEQAQEWVRRHFDDIPFRPAPVRPSFDEPAPAQVLRGDHLDPLAPAPALAVGWRMPDPVADLPGYLAFIALSGILSDGESSRLQSTVVADQNLATDLWASPGLLGGPLDSRDPDVFVLGAIHPLDVSADAVIEASAEQIAAVAADGPEPAELQQALARFASSLYRENDSITSRIRSLGSLELLHGRAELLGELPDLLSALTADDIAAAAAALDPDRCAVLRILPDPAGAGEQA comes from the coding sequence TTGCCCCGCGCGGACTACCCGGTCGACCGCTTCGTCCTGGACAACGGACTGCGCGTGCTGTTCGCCCCGGATCGGGGCGCCGGCGTGGTCGGCGTGTCCGTGCACTACGACGTGGGCTTTCGCTCCGAACCCGAGGGCCGCACCGGCTTTGCCCACCTGTTCGAGCACCTGATGTTCCAGGGCAGCGAGTCGCTGCCCAAGCTGGAACACTTCCGGCTGGTCCAGTCCTCCGGCGGGGTGTTCAACGGATCCACCCACACCGACTACACCGACTACTTCGAGGTGGTGCCGGCCGGCGCGTTGGAACGGGCCCTGTTCCTGGAGGCCGACCGGATGCGGGCCCCGCTGATCACCGCGGAGAACCTGGCCAACCAGGTCGACGTGGTCAGCGAGGAGATCCGGCTCAACGTCCTCAACCGGCCCTACGGCGGGTTCCCCTGGGTGCAGCTGCCGGCCGTGCTGTTCAGCTCGTTCGCCAACGCGCACAACGGGTACGGCGATTTCGTCGACCTGAATGCGGCCACCGTGGCCGACTGCGCCGAGTTCTTCGACACCTACTACACGCCGGCCAACGCGGTGCTCACGGTGTGCGGTGATTTCGACCCGGAGCAGGCCCAGGAATGGGTGCGGCGGCATTTCGACGACATCCCGTTCCGCCCGGCGCCGGTCCGCCCGTCGTTCGACGAACCGGCCCCCGCGCAGGTGCTGCGCGGCGATCACCTCGACCCGCTGGCGCCCGCCCCGGCCCTGGCGGTGGGGTGGCGGATGCCCGATCCGGTCGCCGATCTGCCCGGGTACCTGGCGTTCATCGCGCTGTCCGGGATCCTGTCCGACGGCGAGTCCTCCCGCCTGCAGTCCACCGTGGTGGCCGACCAGAACCTGGCCACCGACCTGTGGGCCTCGCCCGGGCTGCTCGGCGGTCCGCTGGACTCCCGGGATCCGGACGTGTTCGTGCTGGGGGCGATCCACCCGCTCGACGTGAGCGCCGACGCCGTCATCGAGGCCAGTGCCGAGCAGATCGCCGCGGTGGCCGCCGACGGCCCCGAGCCGGCCGAGCTGCAGCAGGCGCTGGCCCGGTTCGCGTCCTCGCTCTACCGGGAGAACGACAGCATCACCAGCCGGATCCGCTCGCTCGGCTCGCTGGAACTGCTGCACGGCCGGGCCGAGTTGCTCGGCGAGCTGCCCGACCTGCTCTCGGCGCTCACCGCGGACGACATCGCCGCCGCGGCCGCCGCTCTGGACCCCGATCGCTGCGCGGTGCTGCGGATCCTGCCCGATCCGGCCGGAGCGGGGGAGCAGGCATGA
- a CDS encoding M16 family metallopeptidase, giving the protein MTSRTAEEIGRTATGPRPVPALVPGARGKVPTVGRAVLDNGLTVLAVRKPRSPLVEVRLRVPLAGPSRVHAARAELLAATLLLGTEQRDRRQVDADLAVVGGHLDASVDPQRLLITGSVLASGLPRLLEVLADSLTGAAYRKDDVLGERARLVEHLAIAAAQPASVAHRLLQDRRFGDHPAAWDIPDAELVAAVGPAAVRGLHARAVVPRGATLTLVGDLSPSRTLATAAQALDGWASERSVRTLTPPPAIVGDRVLAVHRPGAVQSQVRLSGPAVTRSDPAYPAHQLANLVYGGYFSSRLVENLREDKGFTYHARSSLEFWPERAAVSVSFDTTTDATAPALLEAQYELGRLSLQPPTEQEVESARNYALGTLATSLATQAGLASMLSMLAGSGLDENWLREHPVRLAATTVDEVARAAAGMLAPAAFTGVVLGDLDAVAPGLRGLGTVIVP; this is encoded by the coding sequence ATGACCAGCCGAACCGCCGAGGAGATCGGCCGCACCGCCACCGGTCCGCGTCCGGTGCCGGCGCTGGTGCCCGGCGCCCGGGGCAAGGTTCCGACCGTGGGCCGGGCCGTCCTGGACAACGGGCTGACCGTGCTCGCCGTGCGCAAGCCGCGCAGCCCGCTGGTCGAGGTCCGGCTGAGGGTGCCGCTGGCCGGGCCGAGCCGGGTGCACGCCGCGCGGGCCGAGCTGCTGGCCGCGACGCTGCTGCTGGGCACCGAGCAGCGGGACCGCCGGCAGGTGGACGCCGACCTGGCCGTCGTCGGCGGGCATCTGGACGCCTCCGTCGACCCGCAACGGCTGCTGATCACCGGGTCGGTGCTGGCCTCCGGCCTGCCCCGGCTGCTGGAGGTGCTGGCCGACAGCCTGACCGGCGCCGCCTACCGCAAGGACGACGTGCTGGGCGAACGGGCCCGGCTGGTCGAGCATCTGGCCATCGCCGCCGCCCAGCCAGCCTCGGTGGCGCACCGGCTGCTGCAGGACCGGCGCTTCGGCGACCACCCGGCCGCCTGGGACATCCCGGACGCCGAACTGGTCGCGGCGGTCGGTCCGGCGGCGGTCCGTGGCCTGCACGCCCGCGCGGTGGTGCCCCGCGGCGCCACCCTGACGTTGGTCGGCGACCTGAGCCCGAGCCGCACTCTGGCCACCGCCGCGCAGGCCCTGGACGGATGGGCGTCGGAGCGGTCCGTGCGCACCCTGACCCCGCCGCCGGCCATCGTCGGCGACCGGGTGCTGGCCGTGCACCGGCCCGGTGCCGTGCAGTCGCAGGTGCGGCTGTCCGGCCCGGCCGTGACCCGGTCGGATCCGGCGTATCCGGCGCACCAGCTGGCCAACCTGGTCTACGGCGGCTACTTCTCCTCCCGGCTGGTGGAGAACCTGCGCGAGGACAAGGGTTTCACCTACCACGCGCGGTCCTCGCTGGAGTTCTGGCCGGAGCGGGCGGCGGTCAGCGTCAGCTTCGACACCACCACCGACGCGACCGCCCCGGCCCTGTTGGAAGCCCAGTACGAGCTGGGCCGGCTCAGCCTGCAGCCGCCGACCGAGCAGGAGGTCGAGTCGGCCCGCAACTACGCGCTGGGCACGCTGGCCACCTCGCTGGCCACCCAGGCGGGCCTGGCGTCGATGCTGTCCATGCTGGCCGGCTCCGGGCTGGACGAGAACTGGTTGCGGGAACACCCGGTTCGGCTGGCTGCGACCACGGTCGACGAGGTCGCCCGGGCGGCCGCCGGCATGCTCGCGCCGGCCGCGTTCACCGGAGTCGTCTTGGGCGACCTGGACGCCGTGGCGCCCGGGTTGCGTGGGCTGGGCACGGTGATCGTGCCGTGA